A part of Fimbriiglobus ruber genomic DNA contains:
- a CDS encoding transposase: MDAAAIYQRFVEQAPAAVLIHGLIQSCMSPEFLDQTAAPHLPASPNPRQLAFADLVEILLPVVFGSATSVRHSYRQATHMHAVATLKCVYERLDRTPPAAVAALVGAVADRVGPLFDTPATGPLRFRTLDGNHLAATQNRLADLAGRPAPLPGQAIVLRDQATGVFVRILLHEDGHANERALHAQLMPAFEPGDVVIADSSFCTEGFLTGVQARGAASVVRHHGGVGLTPVGDRIDHGLVPTGRVYETRVQYAQTALVLRLVEIELCQPTREGITVVGVLTDVPAETLPAPDVAATYLRRRTIEVAFQELADGLRGEVDTLAYPKAALFAFGLAVAVYNLLQVVRRAAEHHAVASGEPIPDPVSPVLLGHEVRSFAAGVATALNGNPDMPTPAWTVERLRAWVKTLARRLTDGRYAKSKRGHRKARPKTPKAPKGSHTATARVLEQRRIKSQ, translated from the coding sequence ATGGATGCGGCCGCCATCTACCAGCGATTCGTCGAACAGGCTCCGGCTGCCGTCTTGATCCACGGTCTGATCCAGAGCTGTATGTCCCCGGAGTTCCTGGATCAAACGGCCGCCCCCCACCTGCCGGCGTCCCCGAACCCCCGCCAACTCGCGTTCGCGGATCTGGTGGAGATCCTATTGCCCGTCGTCTTCGGGTCCGCGACCTCGGTTCGGCACTCGTACCGACAGGCGACCCACATGCACGCCGTGGCGACACTCAAGTGCGTCTACGAGCGACTCGACCGGACCCCGCCGGCCGCCGTCGCCGCACTCGTCGGGGCCGTCGCCGATCGCGTCGGCCCACTGTTCGACACCCCGGCCACCGGACCCCTCCGGTTCCGAACTCTGGATGGGAATCACTTGGCCGCGACGCAGAACCGGTTGGCCGACCTGGCTGGCCGGCCGGCTCCCCTCCCGGGTCAGGCGATCGTTCTCCGGGACCAAGCGACCGGCGTGTTCGTCCGCATCCTGTTGCACGAGGACGGGCATGCGAACGAGCGGGCCCTGCACGCCCAATTGATGCCGGCATTCGAGCCCGGGGATGTGGTCATTGCGGACAGCTCGTTCTGCACCGAAGGGTTCCTCACGGGCGTTCAGGCCCGGGGGGCGGCGTCCGTCGTACGCCACCACGGTGGGGTCGGGTTGACCCCGGTCGGCGACCGGATCGACCACGGGTTGGTCCCGACCGGACGGGTGTACGAGACGCGGGTGCAATACGCCCAGACGGCTCTCGTCCTCCGACTCGTCGAGATCGAACTGTGTCAGCCGACGCGGGAGGGGATCACCGTCGTGGGAGTACTGACCGATGTCCCGGCCGAGACCCTGCCGGCTCCGGACGTGGCGGCCACGTACCTGCGTCGGCGAACGATCGAAGTCGCGTTCCAGGAATTGGCCGACGGGTTGCGCGGGGAGGTCGACACGCTCGCGTACCCGAAGGCCGCGTTGTTCGCGTTCGGGTTGGCGGTCGCCGTGTACAACCTCTTGCAGGTTGTCCGACGGGCAGCCGAGCACCACGCGGTGGCGTCGGGCGAGCCGATTCCGGACCCGGTGTCCCCAGTCCTGTTGGGGCACGAGGTGCGTTCGTTCGCCGCGGGTGTCGCCACCGCGCTGAACGGGAACCCCGACATGCCCACGCCCGCGTGGACGGTGGAGCGGTTGCGGGCGTGGGTCAAGACGTTGGCCCGCCGGTTGACTGACGGGCGGTATGCGAAGAGCAAACGCGGTCATCGCAAGGCGCGACCCAAGACGCCCAAAGCCCCCAAGGGCTCGCACACTGCGACCGCCCGCGTTCTCGAACAACGACGCATCAAAAGTCAATAG
- a CDS encoding CmcI family methyltransferase encodes MDRRDLTVGMATYNDFDGVYFTAMSLRAHHGIEHIVVVDNNPVGPIADALAGFCRSIKATYVPLASPQGTAPPRNAVFAHSKTSHTACVDSHVLLKPGAVDALVAHYAADPGSSDLIQGPMVYDWLTQEETHFSDVWRGEMWGTWGYDERARQDAAFDIPAMGLGLFATRTDAWLGFNPAFRGFGGEEWYIHLKYRNAGRRTLCLPALRWVHRFARPTANNGVTVGIAPYRVDKWDKVRNYIIGHRELGLPLDRVREHFCGPQVRFPASYFDMLEADVDARHPEEQRAAPAPRPVAAPPSVTVETHPAAAVLPAPAAPGPVVTTRKCCGAATQLAQEPVNLSLDAWYKLARETPHDINEHVAMLREYASRCKHVTEFGKRHGVSTVGLLHAQPETLVSINPAPYPEVPILEKLRGKTDFRFTAGDSPEADIAPTDMLFLDTVHTKARLAAELEKYAPLVGSYIALHDTLLYGEKGSDGGPGLLHAVRDFIREHPEWTVVYSATNNNGLMVLSRRDEDRQKPPGFWAKANNFRKHLTAHLAAGAPTTPPDEQSKRLELCLLCPIRAGGDGDEFKPNDPGVCTACGCPILKKIAWAEQNCPLGKWAAVKRPEAASTE; translated from the coding sequence ATGGATCGACGCGATTTGACCGTCGGCATGGCGACGTACAACGACTTCGACGGCGTTTATTTCACAGCCATGAGTCTGCGGGCCCACCACGGCATCGAGCACATTGTCGTCGTCGACAACAACCCGGTCGGCCCGATCGCGGACGCCCTGGCCGGGTTCTGCCGGTCGATCAAGGCGACGTACGTCCCGCTCGCGTCGCCCCAGGGAACGGCCCCGCCCCGCAACGCCGTCTTCGCGCACAGCAAGACGTCGCACACCGCGTGCGTCGACTCGCACGTGCTGTTGAAGCCGGGCGCCGTCGACGCCCTGGTCGCCCACTACGCGGCCGACCCGGGCAGCAGCGACCTGATCCAGGGGCCGATGGTGTACGACTGGCTGACGCAAGAAGAGACCCACTTCTCCGACGTGTGGCGGGGCGAAATGTGGGGCACGTGGGGGTACGACGAGCGGGCCAGGCAAGACGCCGCGTTCGACATCCCGGCGATGGGCCTCGGACTGTTCGCCACCCGCACGGACGCGTGGCTCGGGTTCAACCCCGCGTTCCGGGGGTTCGGCGGGGAGGAGTGGTACATCCACCTCAAGTACCGCAACGCCGGCCGCCGGACCCTCTGCCTGCCGGCGCTCCGTTGGGTCCACCGGTTCGCCCGCCCGACCGCCAACAACGGCGTCACGGTCGGCATCGCCCCGTACCGCGTCGACAAGTGGGACAAGGTCCGGAATTACATCATCGGCCACCGGGAACTCGGCCTCCCGCTGGACCGCGTCCGCGAACACTTCTGCGGCCCCCAGGTCCGGTTCCCCGCGTCGTACTTCGACATGCTCGAGGCCGACGTGGACGCGCGGCACCCGGAAGAACAGCGGGCCGCCCCCGCACCGCGACCGGTTGCCGCACCCCCGAGCGTGACGGTCGAAACGCACCCGGCCGCCGCCGTCCTCCCGGCGCCGGCCGCCCCCGGGCCGGTCGTGACCACCCGGAAGTGCTGTGGAGCCGCGACGCAGCTGGCCCAGGAACCCGTCAACCTGTCGTTGGACGCCTGGTACAAGCTGGCCCGCGAGACCCCGCACGACATTAACGAACACGTCGCGATGCTCCGCGAATACGCGAGCCGCTGCAAGCACGTGACGGAATTCGGGAAGCGGCACGGGGTGAGTACGGTCGGGTTGCTCCACGCCCAGCCGGAAACCCTGGTCAGCATCAACCCGGCCCCCTACCCGGAGGTCCCGATCCTGGAGAAACTCCGCGGCAAGACGGACTTCCGGTTCACGGCCGGCGACTCGCCGGAGGCGGACATCGCGCCGACGGACATGCTGTTCCTCGACACCGTCCATACCAAGGCCCGGCTGGCGGCCGAGCTGGAAAAATACGCCCCGCTGGTCGGGTCGTACATCGCCCTGCACGACACACTGCTTTATGGCGAGAAGGGGTCCGACGGCGGCCCCGGACTCCTGCACGCGGTCCGCGACTTCATCCGCGAACACCCGGAATGGACGGTGGTTTACTCCGCGACGAACAACAACGGCCTCATGGTCCTCTCGCGGCGGGACGAAGACCGCCAGAAGCCGCCGGGGTTCTGGGCCAAGGCCAACAACTTCCGCAAGCACCTCACGGCCCACCTCGCGGCCGGGGCCCCGACGACGCCGCCCGACGAACAATCCAAGCGGCTCGAATTGTGTCTGCTCTGCCCGATCCGCGCCGGCGGCGACGGCGACGAGTTCAAGCCGAACGACCCCGGCGTCTGCACCGCGTGCGGCTGCCCGATCCTGAAAAAGATCGCGTGGGCCGAGCAGAACTGCCCGCTCGGCAAGTGGGCGGCCGTCAAGCGACCCGAAGCCGCAAGTACCGAGTGA
- a CDS encoding YsnF/AvaK domain-containing protein, with amino-acid sequence MPNRKKKHNAVLGVFESRERADQAVADLKAAGFEDAEIGMVYRDAEGHTVKTGAADETKAGEGAAIGVAAGAAGGALVGAGILAGIIPVIGPVLAIGTLGTVLLNAAGGAAIAGIAGALVGWGVSEEDAAYYENEVKAGHYLVTVETSDRNEEARSILHSHSGFDRSAWSAVRADRANILTEGSFKTDDGRLIQLHEEHLKADKRTVNRGDVKVRKEVHTEHKQITVPVEREEVVVERHPVNGRRTETGEIQAEEIRIPVKEERVHVRKEAVVTEEVRVGKRKIHDTETVAGDVRKEDLVVESEGGAKVRQTTKNAQK; translated from the coding sequence ATGCCGAACCGAAAAAAGAAACACAACGCCGTCCTGGGCGTATTCGAAAGCCGCGAACGTGCAGACCAAGCCGTTGCCGACTTGAAAGCGGCCGGTTTCGAGGACGCGGAAATCGGAATGGTTTACCGCGACGCCGAAGGGCACACGGTCAAAACCGGCGCCGCCGATGAAACCAAGGCCGGCGAAGGTGCGGCCATTGGAGTCGCGGCCGGTGCGGCCGGCGGTGCGTTGGTTGGGGCGGGCATTCTGGCCGGTATTATCCCCGTCATCGGGCCCGTCTTGGCCATCGGCACCCTGGGCACGGTTTTGCTCAACGCTGCGGGCGGGGCTGCGATTGCGGGCATTGCCGGGGCGCTCGTCGGGTGGGGCGTGTCGGAAGAAGACGCGGCGTACTATGAGAATGAAGTGAAGGCCGGGCACTATTTGGTGACCGTCGAGACGAGCGACCGGAACGAAGAAGCTCGCTCGATCCTCCACAGCCATAGTGGATTCGACCGTTCCGCGTGGTCTGCGGTTCGCGCCGACCGCGCCAACATCTTGACAGAAGGCTCATTCAAAACCGACGACGGGAGACTGATCCAGCTACACGAAGAACACCTGAAGGCCGACAAGCGAACAGTGAATCGCGGGGACGTGAAGGTTCGCAAGGAAGTTCACACCGAACACAAACAGATCACCGTCCCGGTCGAGCGCGAAGAGGTCGTCGTCGAGCGCCACCCGGTTAACGGGCGACGAACCGAAACTGGGGAAATCCAAGCAGAAGAGATTCGCATTCCGGTCAAAGAAGAGCGGGTTCATGTCCGCAAGGAGGCCGTGGTTACGGAAGAAGTGCGCGTCGGTAAGCGAAAGATTCACGACACCGAGACGGTGGCCGGTGATGTCCGAAAGGAAGACTTGGTCGTTGAGTCCGAGGGCGGAGCCAAGGTTCGCCAGACCACGAAGAATGCACAGAAGTAG
- a CDS encoding glycosyltransferase family 2 protein, with product MTHPRVSCLCPTYNRAPYHLHLLNESVYWFLRQDYPGPRELVILNDCVDQTLACDAPDVRVVNWHERIPTLGEKRNRLAELSEGDVLLPWDDDDVSLPHRVRQAVDRLGEYEYWNPRQTWYEERGRLIRDHHHQVCHNASAYRRGALRYEAVSGPEDALADAWAASHLRVSPHGLAAPREWSYVYRWGVSDCHISGTSDMQASYDRPRKIVSGTYTIRPTMYRDYANEAAIGAG from the coding sequence ATGACCCACCCCCGCGTGAGCTGCTTGTGCCCCACGTACAACCGGGCACCGTACCACCTGCACCTGCTCAACGAGTCGGTGTACTGGTTCCTCCGCCAGGATTACCCCGGCCCGAGGGAGTTGGTGATCCTGAACGACTGCGTCGACCAGACGCTCGCGTGCGACGCACCCGACGTCCGCGTCGTCAACTGGCACGAACGAATCCCGACGCTCGGCGAGAAGCGGAACCGGCTGGCGGAGCTGTCGGAAGGCGACGTCTTGCTTCCCTGGGACGACGACGACGTTAGCCTCCCGCACCGCGTCCGTCAGGCGGTCGACCGGCTCGGCGAGTACGAGTATTGGAACCCCCGGCAGACGTGGTACGAGGAGCGCGGGCGACTGATCCGCGACCACCACCATCAGGTCTGCCACAACGCCAGCGCGTACCGCCGCGGGGCCTTACGGTACGAGGCCGTGAGCGGCCCGGAGGACGCCCTCGCGGACGCGTGGGCCGCGTCGCACCTGCGGGTGTCCCCGCACGGGCTCGCGGCCCCGCGCGAATGGTCTTACGTCTACCGCTGGGGCGTGAGTGACTGTCACATCAGCGGCACGTCGGACATGCAGGCGTCGTACGACCGGCCGCGGAAGATCGTGTCCGGCACCTATACGATCCGGCCGACCATGTATCGGGATTACGCGAACGAGGCAGCGATCGGGGCCGGTTAG
- a CDS encoding PSD1 and planctomycete cytochrome C domain-containing protein, with amino-acid sequence MHRYVLVFALGLVAVPVGAQTVDFNRDVRPVLAEACFACHGPDDKARKGDLRLDTRADATAAGAIVPGKPAESAVVQRLLSGDPGKIMPPPKTGKKLTAAQVETLKKWIAEGAEYRGHWAFTAPKRAPLPKLAVPPAGFRIRNPIDAFVLARLEKEGLKPSPEADKVTLIRRVTLDLTGLPPTPAEVEAFVADASADTYEKLVDRLLASPRYGERMALEWLDAARYADTHGYHIDSGRDMTRWRDYVIRAFHTNMPFDRFTVEQFAGDLLPNPTPEQKIATGFHRNHMINFEGGAIPEEYQTAYVVDRVNTASTVWLGLSMGCAQCHDHKYDPITMKDFYRFYAFFNTIPENGLDGQRGNAAPVLRVPATGDAEKIAGLLAKVAALDTKLAGPLPEVDAGQAEWEKTPDAGKIVWYSADPAAPKSKGGATLTVLDDKSIRASGTNPATETYTVTFRPVVATMTGLRLEVFADDAMPARGPGRSGNGNFVMTGIKVSGGDKKPAALKSASADYSQTDGGFDVATTFKGGPGWAIYPEVGKDHAAVFAFASPLAAGGKDVTVELRFQSVFSQHQFGKFRLSVTDSPNPHGATTPPAAIATVLKAAARDRTPKQAVDLRAYYRASISPVVRAMKDEVAGLRKQVADIEASASTAMVMQEMPTPRETFMLVRGQYDKKGEKVSAGVPASLPPLPAGSPANRLGLAKWLVAPDHPLTARVTVNRYWQMYFGTGIVKTAEDFGTQGEFPTHPELLDWLACEFVTPTVTGHESHGWDVRHIQRLIVTSSTYRQSSRATADLHHRDPENRLLARMTRVRLPAEFLRDQSLAVSGLLNGEIGGKSVSPYQPPGIWEELAFRLDNKNFTAQIYEPSTGKDLYRRTMYTFWKRTAPPPSLVTLDAPDREVCTVRRPRTNTPLQALVLMNDPTYVEAARKLAERTMTEGGATAAERITFAFRLAAARKPAEPEVRVLQRVLDTQREKYRAAPDAAKKLLAVGASPRNEKLDAAELAAWTMVATTILNLDEVLTRN; translated from the coding sequence ATGCATCGTTACGTTCTCGTTTTCGCGCTCGGGTTGGTCGCCGTGCCCGTCGGGGCGCAGACGGTCGACTTCAACCGCGACGTTCGGCCGGTACTAGCGGAAGCCTGCTTCGCGTGCCACGGGCCGGACGACAAGGCCCGCAAGGGCGACCTCCGGCTCGATACCCGCGCGGACGCGACGGCCGCCGGTGCGATCGTACCCGGTAAGCCGGCCGAGAGCGCGGTCGTCCAGCGCCTGCTCAGTGGCGACCCGGGCAAAATCATGCCGCCGCCGAAGACCGGGAAGAAACTGACCGCCGCCCAGGTCGAGACGCTGAAGAAATGGATCGCGGAAGGGGCCGAGTACAGGGGCCACTGGGCGTTCACCGCGCCCAAGCGGGCACCGCTCCCGAAGCTCGCGGTCCCACCGGCCGGCTTCCGGATCCGCAACCCGATCGACGCCTTCGTCCTCGCCCGGCTGGAGAAAGAAGGACTGAAGCCGTCGCCGGAGGCAGACAAGGTCACGCTCATCCGCCGCGTGACGCTCGACCTGACCGGCCTGCCGCCCACGCCGGCCGAGGTCGAGGCGTTCGTCGCCGACGCGTCGGCCGACACTTACGAGAAACTCGTCGACCGCCTGCTCGCGTCTCCCCGATACGGCGAACGGATGGCGCTGGAGTGGCTGGACGCTGCCCGGTACGCGGACACGCACGGCTATCACATCGACAGCGGCCGGGACATGACCCGGTGGCGGGACTATGTGATCCGCGCCTTTCACACCAACATGCCGTTCGACCGGTTCACCGTCGAGCAGTTCGCCGGCGACCTGCTCCCGAACCCCACGCCCGAGCAGAAGATCGCCACCGGCTTCCACCGCAACCACATGATTAATTTCGAGGGCGGGGCGATCCCGGAAGAATACCAGACCGCCTATGTCGTCGACCGGGTGAACACCGCCTCGACCGTCTGGCTCGGGCTCAGCATGGGGTGTGCCCAGTGCCACGACCACAAGTACGACCCGATCACGATGAAAGACTTCTATCGCTTTTACGCCTTCTTTAACACCATCCCGGAGAACGGCCTCGACGGGCAGCGAGGGAACGCAGCCCCAGTCCTTCGCGTCCCGGCCACCGGAGACGCGGAGAAGATCGCCGGCCTACTCGCGAAGGTCGCGGCCCTGGACACCAAGCTCGCCGGGCCGTTGCCGGAGGTGGACGCGGGGCAGGCCGAATGGGAGAAAACGCCGGACGCCGGCAAGATCGTCTGGTACTCCGCCGATCCGGCCGCGCCGAAGTCCAAAGGCGGGGCCACGCTCACGGTCCTTGACGACAAGTCGATCCGGGCTTCGGGAACCAACCCGGCGACCGAGACCTACACGGTCACCTTCCGGCCGGTCGTCGCGACCATGACCGGCTTGCGGCTCGAAGTCTTCGCGGACGACGCCATGCCCGCCCGCGGCCCCGGCCGGTCGGGCAACGGGAACTTCGTGATGACCGGCATCAAGGTCTCGGGCGGCGACAAGAAGCCCGCGGCCCTCAAGTCCGCGTCCGCCGACTACTCGCAGACGGACGGCGGTTTCGACGTCGCCACGACCTTCAAGGGCGGCCCCGGGTGGGCGATTTACCCCGAGGTCGGCAAGGACCACGCGGCCGTCTTCGCGTTCGCAAGCCCGCTCGCCGCGGGCGGGAAAGACGTGACGGTCGAACTCCGCTTCCAGTCGGTCTTCTCGCAGCACCAGTTCGGCAAGTTCCGCCTGTCGGTGACAGACTCCCCGAACCCACACGGGGCGACCACCCCGCCCGCGGCGATCGCGACCGTTCTGAAGGCGGCCGCCAGGGACCGTACCCCGAAGCAGGCGGTCGACCTCCGGGCGTACTACCGGGCGTCGATCTCGCCGGTCGTGCGCGCAATGAAGGACGAAGTCGCTGGGCTGCGCAAGCAGGTCGCGGACATTGAAGCAAGTGCCTCGACGGCGATGGTGATGCAGGAAATGCCCACGCCGCGGGAGACATTCATGCTCGTCCGCGGGCAGTACGACAAGAAGGGCGAGAAGGTCAGCGCCGGCGTCCCGGCCTCGCTCCCGCCGCTGCCGGCCGGTTCCCCGGCCAACCGCCTCGGCCTCGCCAAGTGGCTCGTCGCCCCAGACCACCCGCTGACCGCCCGGGTGACGGTCAACCGGTACTGGCAGATGTACTTCGGCACCGGCATCGTGAAAACGGCCGAGGACTTCGGCACGCAGGGCGAATTCCCGACCCACCCCGAACTGCTCGACTGGCTCGCCTGCGAGTTCGTGACGCCGACGGTCACCGGGCACGAGTCTCACGGGTGGGACGTTCGCCACATTCAGCGGTTGATCGTGACCAGTTCCACATACCGGCAATCGTCCAGGGCGACCGCCGACCTGCACCACCGCGACCCCGAAAACCGGCTCCTCGCGCGGATGACGCGGGTGCGGCTGCCGGCCGAGTTCCTGCGCGATCAGTCGCTCGCCGTGAGCGGGTTGCTGAACGGCGAGATCGGGGGCAAGAGCGTCTCCCCGTACCAGCCGCCGGGCATCTGGGAGGAACTCGCGTTCCGGCTCGACAACAAGAACTTCACCGCCCAGATTTACGAACCGAGTACCGGAAAGGATCTCTACCGGCGAACCATGTACACGTTCTGGAAGCGGACGGCCCCGCCGCCGTCGCTGGTCACGCTCGACGCCCCGGACCGCGAGGTCTGCACCGTCCGCCGGCCGCGCACGAACACGCCCCTTCAGGCGCTCGTGCTGATGAACGACCCGACCTACGTCGAGGCCGCGCGGAAGCTCGCGGAGCGGACGATGACCGAGGGCGGGGCGACCGCCGCGGAGCGGATCACGTTCGCCTTCCGACTGGCGGCCGCGCGGAAGCCCGCGGAGCCAGAAGTGCGCGTGTTGCAGCGGGTACTCGACACTCAAAGAGAGAAATACCGGGCCGCGCCGGACGCCGCGAAGAAACTGCTCGCCGTCGGCGCGAGCCCGCGGAACGAGAAACTCGACGCGGCCGAACTCGCCGCGTGGACGATGGTCGCCACGACGATTTTGAATCTGGACGAAGTGTTGACGCGGAATTGA
- a CDS encoding class I SAM-dependent methyltransferase: MIVPPHDELQGWLSDAEAAELVRQTRGKTVLEVGTWKGRSAVVMALNGAARVVCVDHFRGDAYAGAADTLADWRRQVEVFGVRDRVHVLVGDFRAVLPLLALAAFEVIYYDADHEYEPTRDALRLALAAAPGAVMCVHDYAAGYPQVIRAVDEAAAGTGRRVRVIDTLAVLETP; the protein is encoded by the coding sequence ATGATCGTTCCGCCCCACGACGAGTTGCAGGGCTGGCTGTCCGACGCCGAGGCGGCCGAACTCGTGCGACAGACGCGCGGCAAGACCGTCCTCGAGGTCGGGACCTGGAAGGGCCGGTCGGCCGTCGTGATGGCCCTCAACGGGGCGGCCCGGGTGGTGTGCGTCGACCACTTCCGGGGCGACGCGTACGCGGGGGCCGCCGACACGCTGGCCGACTGGCGGCGGCAAGTCGAGGTGTTCGGCGTCCGGGACCGCGTCCACGTCCTGGTCGGCGACTTCCGGGCCGTACTCCCGCTCCTCGCCCTCGCGGCGTTCGAGGTCATCTATTACGACGCCGACCACGAGTACGAGCCGACCCGCGACGCACTCCGGCTCGCGCTCGCCGCTGCCCCCGGGGCCGTGATGTGCGTCCACGATTATGCCGCTGGCTACCCGCAGGTCATACGGGCGGTCGACGAGGCCGCGGCGGGAACCGGGCGGCGCGTCCGCGTCATCGACACCCTGGCCGTCCTGGAGACCCCATGA